TAGTAATAGGATTGTTAGCCAAAAAATAAGTTAAGGTTATTTATCAAGAGACAAACGGTATAATGTCAAGGGGGTTTTTTAAAAAAATTTTTTAGATAATTAGGGCAAAAAAGGCAATAGAATACCGAGCCGCTCAGCCTGGAAAAATTTAACTGGCAGCTTGTTTTGAGAAGATTATTAAATTAAGAAATGGGATTAACTAAGTATTGTAAACATCACCTCTTTCTTGATATATTTGACCTTTGCTGAGCATTGCAAAGATCAGAGGAATTAATCGTCTTGCGGTGAGGACGAGGGCACGTTTATGCTGATGTTTGGTAACCTCTGAGAACTTCTTGTTGTAGAAGGCTTTATAACGGACTGTGTGCACCCTAACACAGTTAGCAGCCTCAACAAGATAGTATCTCAGGTATTGGTTACCACACTTAGCCAATGAGGTTTCCTGGGCATTGAAATTGCCTGATTGGTATTGAGTCCAAACAAGGCCGGAGTATTTAGCTAAAGCAGCTTCATTTTTGAAGCGCTTGATATCACCGATTTCAGCGATGATGCCGGCTGCAAGAACATCTCCTATGCCAGGGATGGTGGTCAAGGTTTGGGAGAAAGCTTTAAGAAGTTTTGAGATTTCTTTGTCGAGTTTTTTAAGTTGTTCTTGCATAAATCTAATGTTTTCAAGAGTCATAGACAAAGCTAAGTCATTTGCCTCAGCCAACAGAGGATGTAATCTGTATGAACGATTAGCAGCGGTTTTAAGTATTTCAGCGATTTTATTGACATCTGATAATCTGTTGTTGCCGTTGTCAGATACAAATTTAATTAAATCTTCTAAAGGCATGGAAGCAATATCATCTGGGGTGAAGTTTTCGATGATAGCGCAAGATGCCTTACCGAAGATATCAGAAAATGGGCAGTCTTGAGAATAAGTGGAGAATTTAAGGTATATGAGATTGAGAGCTCTGTTTTTTTCGCGAGTTAGATTATGAACAAGGTGATAGCGCATTCTGGTAAGGCGTTGTAGTGCAGCATATTTGAAGTCAGGCAAAGGTGTTGGATTTAGCTTACTGAACCTGACGCATTCAGCAATAACGACAGCGTCGATGTTATCTGTTTTAGGCAAGAAAGTGTAGATCTTTTTAAATCCTTTGACGA
The Caldicellulosiruptor morganii DNA segment above includes these coding regions:
- a CDS encoding IS110 family RNA-guided transposase, with product MPNTLIVGIDISSQSNSIFFIDDAGNHLIKKPFSLPNDQEGANELIKRVIDCLSQYNLSYVKFGMEATSHYGWHLHLYLASSSELLPYKPTFYVLNPSIVKGFKKIYTFLPKTDNIDAVVIAECVRFSKLNPTPLPDFKYAALQRLTRMRYHLVHNLTREKNRALNLIYLKFSTYSQDCPFSDIFGKASCAIIENFTPDDIASMPLEDLIKFVSDNGNNRLSDVNKIAEILKTAANRSYRLHPLLAEANDLALSMTLENIRFMQEQLKKLDKEISKLLKAFSQTLTTIPGIGDVLAAGIIAEIGDIKRFKNEAALAKYSGLVWTQYQSGNFNAQETSLAKCGNQYLRYYLVEAANCVRVHTVRYKAFYNKKFSEVTKHQHKRALVLTARRLIPLIFAMLSKGQIYQERGDVYNT